Proteins encoded together in one Rhizobacter sp. J219 window:
- a CDS encoding cyclic nucleotide-binding domain-containing protein yields the protein MDFNELVNAIQTLNTEDAFRARLNAEQWRTVGPYFTQHDIRAGDLLIKQGDTDRSMYFLGRGSLQVFVTGGAPGSNRIAILRPGSVVGEPGLFGDGPRMASVEAVTPSVVWALRGPRLEELAQRSPALALEIVRAAGG from the coding sequence ATGGACTTCAACGAACTGGTCAACGCGATCCAGACGCTCAACACGGAAGATGCGTTCCGGGCCCGGCTGAACGCCGAGCAGTGGCGCACCGTCGGCCCCTACTTCACGCAGCACGACATCCGTGCCGGTGACCTGCTCATCAAGCAGGGCGACACCGACCGCAGCATGTACTTTCTCGGCCGCGGTTCGCTGCAGGTGTTCGTGACCGGGGGCGCGCCCGGCAGCAATCGCATCGCGATCCTGCGCCCGGGCTCGGTGGTTGGCGAGCCCGGCCTCTTCGGCGACGGCCCGCGCATGGCGAGCGTCGAAGCGGTCACGCCGTCGGTGGTCTGGGCGCTGCGTGGCCCGCGCCTGGAAGAGCTGGCCCAGCGCTCGCCCGCCCTCGCACTCGAGATCGTTCGGGCGGCCGGGGGGTGA